A stretch of the Argentina anserina chromosome 6, drPotAnse1.1, whole genome shotgun sequence genome encodes the following:
- the LOC126796823 gene encoding uncharacterized protein LOC126796823, producing MNLNAATPKDVYPMPVADMLVDAVAGHELLSFMDGTAGYHQIPVYEPDRHKTAFRCPGFTGVFEYNNMSFGLTNARATYQRAMNLIFHDVLGGILEVYIDDVVVKSKKKEDHIEHLRTVFSRMRKHKLRMNPAKCIFGVRAGDFLGFIVHERGIEVAEDKSKAVLDMPAPRNKKELHSLLGKINFIRRFISNSAGKTAVFSPLMKLKTDQEFQWGPAQQEAFDKIKEYLTHPPVLRPPRPGIPITDHLSGAGVALVNPSGVRHCYSFQLEWKCTNNQAEYEAIIIGLELLLDLEVTEVEVLDVVLDYIPRERNFAANELAQLATCIRLADGVRERILKVQRRTLPSFMARKEVNDDWLVAVLDTIDVDWRQPISQYLTDPSAPVDKRVRYFATNYVLRGGELLRRAEEGLYLRCIYGAEAKRCLREVHCDCISFAQGCIECQMHGPVQHVPDVPLQPIIKPWPGRGWDLDFIGGIHPNSSLQHKHILLATNFFTKYGIPECLVADRGGGAGFRTDKTQKFLAVYGIKFLHSSPYYAQSNGQAKASNRVIMSILKRMLDTNPRSWHTELDHILWAYRTSKRTPTGTTPYALMYGHDAVLPIEVNVQSLRVREQHQLIGEDYVQAMYQEHEDLDSRRMEALDSLMAEKQKIARLYDKRTRGRSFGVGDLVWKACLPYGERVDGHGKWSAKWEGPFVIDRVMDKGAYYLRDTDGNVHRNLMNGCHLKKYFPSVWEYEDPPAAVQSQ from the exons atGAATCTAAATGCCGCAACACCAAAAGATGTCTATCCAATGCCTGTGGCAGATATGTTGGTAGATGCAGTCGCAGGACACGAGCTACTGTCTTTTATGGATGGCACCGCTGGTTATCACCAGATTCCTGTTTATGAACCGGATAGACATAAAACAGCGTTCAGATGCCCAGGGTTCACTGGAGTGTTTGAGTATAACAATATGTCATTTGGGCTGACCAATGCAAGGGCTACGTACCAGCGAGCGATGAACCTGATTTTCCATGATGTGCTGGGGGGTATTCTTGAAGTTTATATAGATGACGTGGTGGTTAAgtctaagaagaaagaagatcaCATCGAGCATTTAAGGACAGTGTTCAGCAGGATGCGAAAGCACAAGCTCAGGATGAACCCAGCTAAATGCATTTTTGGGGTTCGAGCAGGAGACTTCTTGGGTTTCATAGTGCATGAAAGAGGTATTGAAGTCGCGGAGGACAAGTCAAAAGCGGTTCTAGACATGCCGGCACCTAGGAACAAGAAGGAACTTCATAGTTTGCTTGGGAAAATAAACTTCATTCGACGCTTTATTTCTAATTCCGCTGGCAAAACCGCAGTCTTTTCTCCTTTGATGAAGCTTAAAACGGATCAAGAGTTTCAGTGGGGACCTGCGCAACAGGAAGCTTTTGATAAAATTAAGGAATATCTTACTCATCCACCTGTTCTTAGACCCCCACGACCTGGCATACC CATCACTGATCATTTGTCAGGAGCGGGTGTTGCATTGGTTAACCCTTCCGGGGTCAGACATTGTTACTCTTTTCAACTAGAATGGAAGTGCACTAACAATCAAGCAGAATATGAGGCAATCATCATTGGCCTGGAGCTTTTGCTTGATCTGGAAGTAACCGAGGTGGAGGTATTAG ACGTGGTGCTTGATTATATTCCTAGGGAACGAAATTTCGCTGCCAATGAGTTAGCACAGTTGGCTACATGCATTCGCTTGGCAGATGGCGTTCGCGAGAGGATTCTGAAGGTTCAGAGACGCACATTACCTTCATTTATGGCAAGGAAAGAAGTTAACGATGATTGGTTGGTTGCTGTCCTCGACACTATTGATGTGGATTGGCGACAACCGATTAGTCAGTACCTCACTGATCCTTCTGCACCAGTGGACAAGAGGGTTAGATATTTTGCTACTAACTACGTCCTTCGAGGTGGTGAACTATTGCGTAGGGCAGAAGAGGGCTTGTACCTGCGATGCATCTATGGAGCTGAGGCTAAGAGGTGCTTACGAGAGGTTCATTGTG ACTGCATCAGCTTTGCGCAAGGTTGCATCGAATGTCAAATGCATGGACCAGTCCAGCATGTGCCAGACGTTCCTCTGCAACCAATAATTAAACCTTGGCCAGGTCGCGGTTGGGATTTAGACTTTATTGGGGGGATTCATCCAAATTCTTCCTTACAGCACAAGCACATCTTACTGGCCACAAATTTCTTCACCAA GTATGGCATTCCAGAGTGTTTGGTAGCAGacaggggggggggggcaggTTTCAGGACTGATAAGACTCAGAAGTTCTTAGCTGTCTATGGGATTAAGTTTCTGCATTCCAGTCCTTATTATGCTCAATCGAATGGCCAAGCAAAAGCTAGCAACCGCGTGATTATGTCTATCCTTAAACGAATGTTGGATACAAATCCGCGATCTTGGCATACCGAGTTGGATCACATATTATGGGCTTATCGAACGTCCAAAAGAACTCCAACCGGTACTACACCTTATGCTTTGATGTATGGACATGATGCAGTACTTCCTATTGAGGTTAATGTTCAGTCGCTGAGGGTTCGCGAGCAGCACCAGTTGATTGGCGAGGACTATGTCCAGGCTATGTATCAAGAACATGAAGACTTGGATTCTCGCCGGATGGAAGCTCTCGACAGCCTTATGGCAGAAAAGCAGAAGATAGCGCGGCTATATGACAAACGCACGAGAGGACGCAGCTTTGGAGTTGGGGACTTAGTGTGGAAAGCTTGTTTGCCCTACGGCGAGCGAGTTGATGGTCATGGTAAATGGTCTGCTAAATGGGAAGGTCCTTTTGTGATTGATCGAGTAATGGACAAGGGCGCTTACTATCTTCGCGACACTGATGGGAATGTTCACAGGAATCTCATGAATGGTTGCCATCTTAAGAAGTACTTTCCTAGTGTTTGGGAGTATGAAGATCCACCGGCAGCGGTGCAATCCCAGTAA